The Streptomyces sp. HUAS CB01 genome has a segment encoding these proteins:
- a CDS encoding O-methyltransferase, protein MSEQQWNAVDAYLTDLLVPEDDALRSAVAASDAAGLPQIAVAPNQGKLLHLLALTQGATRILEIGTLGGYSTIWLGRALPADGQLVSLEYSDAHADVARANLARAGLDKNVEVRVGPALDSLAALEAEGTAPFDFFFIDADKANNPHYVEGALKLSHPGSVIVVDNVVRDGSVLDAESEDPAIVGTRRMFELVSEHPRLTATAVQTVGARGYDGLLLARVTG, encoded by the coding sequence ATGTCTGAACAGCAATGGAACGCCGTTGACGCCTACTTGACCGACCTGCTGGTTCCCGAGGACGACGCCCTGAGGTCCGCCGTGGCCGCGAGCGACGCGGCCGGTCTGCCGCAGATCGCCGTCGCGCCCAACCAGGGCAAGCTGCTGCACCTGCTGGCCCTCACCCAGGGCGCGACGAGGATCCTGGAGATCGGCACGCTCGGGGGCTACAGCACCATCTGGCTCGGCCGGGCACTGCCGGCCGACGGACAGCTCGTCTCGCTCGAGTACAGCGACGCGCACGCGGACGTGGCCCGCGCCAACCTCGCCCGCGCGGGGCTGGACAAGAACGTCGAGGTGCGGGTCGGTCCCGCGCTCGACAGCCTCGCCGCACTGGAGGCCGAGGGCACCGCCCCGTTCGACTTCTTCTTCATCGACGCCGACAAGGCCAACAACCCCCACTACGTGGAGGGGGCGCTGAAGCTGTCCCACCCGGGCAGCGTCATCGTCGTCGACAACGTCGTCCGCGACGGCTCGGTCCTCGACGCGGAGAGCGAGGACCCCGCGATCGTGGGGACCCGCCGGATGTTCGAGCTGGTCTCGGAGCACCCGCGGCTCACGGCTACCGCCGTCCAGACGGTGGGCGCGCGCGGGTACGACGGCCTCCTGCTGGCCCGCGTCACGGGCTGA
- a CDS encoding serine hydrolase domain-containing protein, which produces MSGLRETLMRHVGDGSVPGAVGLVARGDRVEVAAVGNVDVDGSAPMARDSIFRIASVTKPVVAAAVMLLVDEGRLALDDAVAPWLPELASPVVVRTPSGPVDDVVPAARLITVFDLLNSCAGYGFPSDFSLPALAPLFSELKQGPPQPQGVPAPDAWMAALARIPLLHQPGETWLYNTCSDIQGVLVSRVTGRPLPEFLAERLFEPLGMADTGFAVPAGKLDRFTSHYRPDDPGGLVLVDGADADGQWSSLPAFPSGAGGLVSTVDDWCAFGRMLLAEGTFGRRRLLSPESVRLMTGDRLTKAQREGSDLFLEGQSWGFGGAVDIETTRPWNVPGRYGWVGGTGTTAHIVPATGTVSVMFSQVAMTGPTPPVLMRDFWRYAAAY; this is translated from the coding sequence ATGAGCGGCCTGCGCGAGACCCTCATGAGACATGTCGGCGACGGATCGGTGCCGGGCGCCGTGGGGCTGGTGGCGCGCGGCGACCGGGTGGAGGTGGCTGCCGTCGGGAACGTCGATGTCGACGGCAGCGCCCCGATGGCCAGGGATTCGATCTTCCGGATCGCTTCGGTCACCAAGCCGGTCGTCGCCGCGGCGGTCATGCTGCTGGTCGACGAGGGCCGGCTCGCACTGGACGACGCGGTCGCTCCGTGGCTGCCGGAGCTTGCGTCGCCCGTGGTCGTCCGTACGCCGTCCGGTCCCGTCGACGACGTCGTCCCGGCGGCCAGGCTCATCACCGTGTTCGACCTGCTCAACTCCTGCGCCGGATACGGGTTCCCGTCCGACTTCTCGCTGCCGGCGCTCGCACCGCTGTTCAGCGAGCTGAAACAGGGACCGCCGCAGCCGCAGGGCGTTCCGGCGCCGGACGCCTGGATGGCGGCGCTGGCCCGGATCCCGCTGCTGCACCAGCCCGGCGAGACATGGCTGTACAACACCTGCTCCGACATCCAGGGCGTACTGGTCTCCCGGGTCACAGGGCGCCCGCTGCCCGAGTTCCTGGCCGAGCGGCTGTTCGAGCCGCTCGGAATGGCCGACACGGGATTCGCCGTACCGGCGGGCAAGCTGGACCGCTTCACCAGCCACTACCGGCCCGACGACCCCGGCGGGCTCGTACTCGTCGACGGAGCCGACGCGGACGGGCAGTGGAGCAGTTTGCCCGCGTTCCCGTCCGGCGCCGGCGGCCTGGTCTCGACGGTCGACGACTGGTGTGCCTTCGGCCGGATGCTGCTCGCCGAAGGCACCTTCGGAAGACGCCGGCTGCTGTCCCCCGAGTCCGTACGCCTGATGACCGGCGACCGGCTGACCAAGGCCCAGCGCGAGGGAAGCGATCTGTTCCTGGAGGGCCAGAGCTGGGGCTTCGGCGGGGCGGTCGACATCGAGACCACCCGGCCGTGGAACGTACCCGGCCGCTACGGCTGGGTCGGCGGCACCGGCACCACCGCGCACATCGTCCCGGCCACCGGGACCGTGAGCGTCATGTTCAGCCAGGTGGCGATGACCGGGCCGACGCCGCCCGTGCTGATGAGGGACTTCTGGCGGTACGCGGCCGCTTACTGA
- a CDS encoding antibiotic biosynthesis monooxygenase family protein, whose translation MSVVKINVLTVPADQREALEQRFAARAGAVESSDGFEWFELLRPLEGTDDYLVYTRWRSEEDFQNWMSGPMQAAHRGEGGGGERPKPAATGSTLWSFEVVQQAAPKQG comes from the coding sequence ATGAGCGTCGTGAAGATCAATGTGCTGACCGTCCCGGCCGACCAGCGTGAGGCCCTGGAGCAGCGGTTCGCCGCTCGTGCGGGGGCCGTGGAGTCCTCGGACGGCTTCGAGTGGTTCGAGCTTCTCCGCCCGCTGGAGGGCACCGACGACTACCTCGTCTACACCCGCTGGCGCAGCGAGGAGGACTTCCAGAACTGGATGTCCGGCCCGATGCAGGCCGCCCACCGCGGCGAGGGCGGCGGGGGCGAACGCCCGAAGCCGGCCGCGACGGGTTCGACCCTGTGGTCCTTCGAGGTGGTCCAGCAGGCGGCACCGAAGCAGGGCTGA